One window of the Alkalispirillum mobile genome contains the following:
- the flgL gene encoding flagellar hook-associated protein FlgL, translating into MRLSTSQLALQGVNNILSQQSSLSKTQAQLASGKEILNPSDDPAGASRILELDKAINTVERYNRNADQAETRLGLSENVLSEFGNTLQRVRELSVQAANGSQDRETRAYIASELREAQDQLVQLANTDDGNGEYLFAGSETRTQPFTKTAGGKVEYNGDQGQREVRIGPSRTIAVDNSGFDAFMKIPNGNGQYQVSEDSENAGSGIITVGDTPARLNPDERFVVEFSEDGGELTYTVYAGDPSEENPVDGLEQEPYEPGMTISIPTGNDNAQELQVKMDGNPADRDSFNVEAAQPQSIFKSVDDLIKTLENDGDGPAMNNAINRFLADIDQGMENVVRVRSELGARMNALDSSRDANEGALLDLKSAKSKLEDLDYAEASGRFNQELVGLQAAQQTYTRLQGLSLFDFI; encoded by the coding sequence ATGCGTTTATCCACCAGCCAACTGGCCCTCCAGGGCGTGAACAATATCCTCTCGCAGCAGTCCTCGCTGTCGAAGACCCAGGCGCAACTGGCCAGCGGTAAAGAGATCCTCAACCCCTCTGATGACCCGGCGGGGGCCTCGCGCATCCTGGAGCTGGACAAGGCCATCAACACGGTCGAGCGCTACAACCGCAACGCCGACCAGGCCGAGACCCGGCTGGGGCTGTCGGAGAACGTGCTGTCCGAGTTCGGCAACACCCTGCAGCGGGTGCGCGAGCTCTCCGTGCAGGCCGCCAACGGCTCCCAGGACAGGGAGACTCGGGCCTATATCGCCTCGGAGCTGCGCGAGGCCCAGGACCAGCTGGTGCAGCTGGCCAACACCGACGACGGCAACGGCGAGTACCTGTTCGCCGGCTCCGAGACCCGCACCCAGCCCTTCACCAAGACTGCCGGCGGCAAGGTGGAATACAACGGGGACCAGGGCCAGCGCGAGGTCCGCATCGGCCCCTCCCGCACCATCGCGGTGGACAACTCCGGCTTCGATGCCTTCATGAAGATCCCGAATGGCAACGGGCAGTACCAGGTGTCCGAGGATTCGGAGAACGCTGGCAGCGGCATCATTACCGTGGGGGATACCCCAGCAAGGTTGAACCCGGATGAGCGGTTCGTGGTGGAGTTCTCCGAGGATGGAGGAGAGCTCACCTACACCGTTTACGCGGGTGACCCGAGTGAGGAGAATCCCGTTGATGGTTTAGAGCAAGAACCCTACGAGCCCGGCATGACCATCAGCATCCCGACCGGTAACGATAACGCTCAGGAACTCCAGGTGAAGATGGACGGCAACCCGGCCGACCGTGACAGCTTCAACGTCGAAGCCGCGCAACCCCAATCCATCTTCAAGTCCGTGGACGACCTCATCAAGACCCTGGAAAACGATGGCGACGGCCCGGCCATGAACAACGCCATCAACCGCTTCCTTGCCGACATCGACCAGGGCATGGAGAACGTCGTCCGGGTCCGGTCCGAACTGGGCGCGCGCATGAACGCGCTGGACTCCAGCCGCGACGCCAACGAGGGGGCGCTGCTCGACCTGAAATCGGCCAAGTCGAAGCTGGAGGATCTGGACTACGCCGAGGCCAGCGGCCGTTTCAACCAGGAGCTGGTGGGCCTGCAGGCTGCCCAGCAGACCTATACCCGGCTGCAGGGCCTGTCCCTGTTCGACTTTATCTGA
- a CDS encoding endonuclease III domain-containing protein — translation MPQALTGPRLQAIYQALRAHHGHLDWWPGDGRFEIAVGAVLTQNTAWTNVEKAIARLQAEDLLAPRAMLDCPTDTLAEAIRPSGYFNVKTKRLRALCTAWLENGGEQGLAGLDTDPLRERLLAVHGVGRETADDILLYAFERPVFVIDAYTRRILSRLGLVSGDEGYDVLRGTIEQALGPDVALYNDYHAQIVALGKDTCRPKPRCGACPLAADCPTADQPGSA, via the coding sequence ATGCCCCAGGCGCTCACCGGCCCCCGGCTCCAGGCCATCTACCAGGCGCTGCGCGCCCACCACGGCCACCTGGACTGGTGGCCCGGAGACGGTCGTTTCGAGATCGCGGTGGGTGCAGTGCTCACCCAGAACACCGCCTGGACCAACGTGGAAAAGGCCATCGCCCGGCTGCAGGCAGAGGACCTGCTGGCGCCGCGGGCCATGCTGGACTGTCCCACCGACACCCTGGCCGAGGCGATTCGCCCTTCCGGCTACTTCAACGTCAAGACGAAGCGGTTGCGGGCGCTGTGCACCGCCTGGCTGGAGAACGGGGGCGAGCAGGGGCTGGCGGGGCTGGACACCGACCCCCTGCGCGAGCGCCTGCTGGCGGTGCACGGGGTGGGCCGGGAGACGGCCGACGACATCCTGCTCTACGCCTTCGAGCGGCCGGTGTTTGTCATTGATGCCTACACCCGCCGCATCCTCTCCCGGCTGGGGCTGGTGTCGGGGGATGAGGGGTATGACGTGCTGCGCGGGACCATTGAGCAGGCACTGGGGCCGGACGTGGCGCTGTACAACGACTACCACGCCCAGATCGTGGCCCTGGGCAAGGATACCTGCCGGCCGAAGCCCCGTTGCGGGGCCTGCCCGCTGGCGGCCGATTGCCCAACCGCCGATCAACCGGGGTCAGCCTGA
- a CDS encoding SDR family NAD(P)-dependent oxidoreductase: MSNPLSGNYKASPEHFQDRVIMVTGACGGIGGAVCRQLAEAGATVVALDKDMKSLERLYDDLDGRGPAEPALYPMNLQGAMPEDYDEMRDRLTENFGRLDGLLHCAAVLGRPAPAEIYDLESWFITVHINLHAPYLVTRACLPLLRKSEDASLLFTSAREGREQMAYSGAYGVSAAGVEGLMRILAAEMADTTSVRVNSLDPGPVRTHLRYQGYPGEDQSKLPTGNDVAGAFTWLLGPESRDVHGQSLTLGR; encoded by the coding sequence ATGAGCAACCCCCTCAGCGGCAACTACAAGGCGTCCCCCGAGCACTTCCAGGACCGCGTCATCATGGTGACCGGCGCCTGCGGCGGGATTGGTGGCGCCGTCTGCCGCCAACTGGCAGAAGCCGGCGCCACCGTGGTTGCCCTGGACAAGGACATGAAGAGCCTGGAGCGGCTCTACGACGACCTGGACGGCCGAGGCCCCGCCGAGCCCGCGCTCTACCCGATGAACCTCCAGGGCGCCATGCCCGAGGACTACGACGAGATGCGCGACCGGCTGACCGAGAACTTCGGCCGGCTGGACGGCCTGCTGCACTGTGCCGCCGTGCTGGGTCGCCCGGCGCCGGCGGAGATCTACGACCTGGAATCGTGGTTCATCACCGTGCACATCAACCTGCACGCCCCCTACCTCGTTACCCGCGCCTGCCTGCCCCTGCTGCGCAAGTCCGAGGACGCCTCGCTGCTGTTCACCAGCGCCCGCGAGGGGCGCGAGCAGATGGCCTACTCCGGTGCCTACGGGGTCTCGGCCGCCGGGGTAGAGGGGCTGATGCGCATCCTCGCCGCGGAGATGGCCGACACGACATCGGTGCGGGTCAATAGCCTGGACCCGGGCCCCGTCCGCACCCACTTGCGCTATCAGGGGTACCCCGGCGAAGACCAGAGCAAGCTGCCCACCGGCAACGACGTGGCCGGCGCCTTCACCTGGCTGCTGGGTCCGGAAAGCCGGGACGTCCACGGCCAGTCCCTGACCCTCGGCCGCTGA
- a CDS encoding squalene/phytoene synthase family protein, producing the protein MQPLDYCRSKAAPPGSSLHYALLFARPDQRDGLLALHAFHAEVSAIPAQVSDPMVGQAKLSWWREELDRIYRGQPEHPVGHALLPAVQSGLPRDRFQDIITGTGMDLEYGLYPSFRELSAYGHQVGCAMAELAMRHAGYTDPQSARFGHHLGMALMLTGRLRQLGRHARAGRLYLPEDEIHAAGLSRDALLDLPADHPGLQTLLQQQVDRARDFFRQADDGLADSDRAAQRPALVLAALYQRLLDELERQGLPMLQRRVHLTPLRKLWIAWRTARKTPKPN; encoded by the coding sequence GTGCAACCACTGGACTACTGCCGCAGCAAGGCTGCGCCGCCCGGCTCCAGCCTCCACTACGCCCTGCTTTTTGCCCGCCCCGACCAGCGCGACGGGCTGCTGGCGCTGCACGCCTTCCATGCGGAGGTGTCCGCCATACCGGCGCAGGTGAGTGACCCCATGGTGGGGCAGGCCAAACTGAGCTGGTGGCGCGAGGAGCTGGACCGCATCTACCGGGGGCAACCGGAACACCCGGTGGGCCACGCCCTGCTGCCGGCGGTTCAATCCGGGCTACCCCGGGACCGGTTCCAGGACATCATTACCGGCACCGGGATGGACCTGGAGTACGGCCTCTACCCCAGCTTCCGGGAGTTGTCCGCGTACGGGCACCAGGTGGGCTGCGCCATGGCCGAACTGGCCATGCGCCACGCCGGGTATACTGACCCGCAAAGTGCACGCTTCGGCCATCATCTGGGCATGGCGTTGATGCTCACCGGCCGGCTGCGCCAACTGGGCCGGCACGCCCGGGCCGGACGGCTCTACCTCCCGGAGGACGAGATCCACGCCGCCGGGCTCTCCCGGGATGCCCTGCTGGACCTGCCGGCGGATCACCCCGGGCTGCAGACCCTCCTGCAACAACAGGTGGACCGGGCGCGGGACTTCTTCCGCCAGGCGGACGACGGCCTGGCCGACAGTGACCGCGCCGCGCAGCGCCCGGCACTGGTACTGGCCGCGCTCTACCAACGGCTGCTGGACGAGCTGGAGCGCCAGGGGCTGCCGATGCTGCAGCGGCGCGTTCACCTGACCCCGCTGCGCAAGCTCTGGATCGCCTGGCGCACGGCACGCAAGACACCCAAACCCAACTAG
- a CDS encoding ATP-grasp domain-containing protein translates to MAQKNIFVFGLNEENHAFLKRVRHAEDYTFHRLLDQSELVERDDYDIPHLMEKVHARLKGFQGSVDGLIHYIDFPVSTTVPLLAREYGLPSASLEAVLCCEHKYWARVEQARVIPEACPPFAAFDPFDEGARERLEAEIGYPFWVKPIKSFSSYLGFRIDGPEDFERARRRLREEIGRFAEPFDYLLDHVDLPEAVRGVGGGHCLAEGIIGGEQCTLEGYGYQGEIHVYGVIDSVPEANGISFRRYQYPSALPASVQQRMIDQSRRFMQHIGYDNAPFNIEFYWDRARDHVWLLEVNTRLSQSHCYLFEQVDGVSHQEVAVDLALGRAPEFPQRQGASPMAAKCFVRAFEDGKVTRVPTEAEVRALERRYPGTRIEVHAREGAWLSRLWDQDSYSYCLALVFLGGENEEDIEARFEAIRDGLDFRIEKPEVA, encoded by the coding sequence ATGGCGCAGAAGAACATCTTCGTATTCGGCCTGAATGAGGAAAACCACGCCTTCCTCAAGCGCGTCCGGCACGCGGAGGATTACACCTTTCACCGTCTGCTGGATCAGTCTGAACTGGTGGAACGGGATGACTACGACATCCCCCACCTGATGGAGAAGGTCCATGCGCGACTGAAGGGGTTCCAGGGCTCGGTGGACGGGCTGATCCACTACATCGACTTCCCGGTCAGCACCACGGTGCCGCTGCTGGCTCGGGAGTACGGGCTGCCCTCCGCCTCCCTGGAGGCCGTCCTCTGTTGTGAGCACAAGTATTGGGCCCGGGTGGAGCAGGCCAGGGTGATTCCCGAGGCCTGCCCGCCTTTCGCTGCCTTCGACCCCTTCGATGAGGGCGCGCGGGAGCGGCTGGAGGCCGAGATCGGGTACCCCTTCTGGGTGAAGCCCATCAAGTCCTTCTCCAGCTACCTGGGCTTTCGCATCGACGGGCCGGAGGATTTCGAGCGGGCCCGGAGGCGGCTCCGTGAAGAGATTGGCCGCTTCGCCGAACCCTTCGACTACCTGCTCGACCACGTGGACCTCCCGGAGGCCGTGCGCGGTGTGGGTGGTGGTCACTGCCTGGCGGAGGGCATTATCGGCGGCGAGCAGTGCACCCTGGAGGGCTACGGTTACCAGGGCGAAATTCATGTCTACGGGGTGATTGACTCGGTACCGGAGGCCAACGGCATCTCCTTTCGCCGTTATCAGTACCCCTCGGCCCTGCCGGCGTCGGTGCAGCAGCGCATGATCGACCAGTCGCGCCGGTTCATGCAGCACATCGGCTACGACAATGCGCCCTTCAATATCGAGTTCTACTGGGATCGTGCGCGCGATCACGTCTGGCTGCTGGAGGTGAATACCCGGTTGTCGCAATCCCATTGCTATCTGTTCGAACAGGTGGATGGCGTCTCGCACCAGGAGGTGGCCGTCGACCTGGCCCTGGGCCGGGCCCCGGAGTTCCCCCAGCGGCAGGGGGCGTCGCCCATGGCCGCCAAGTGCTTTGTGCGGGCGTTCGAGGACGGCAAGGTCACTCGGGTGCCCACCGAGGCGGAGGTGCGGGCGCTGGAGCGGCGTTATCCGGGCACGCGCATCGAGGTGCACGCCCGGGAGGGCGCCTGGCTCTCCCGGCTCTGGGATCAGGACAGCTACAGTTACTGTCTGGCGCTGGTGTTCCTGGGCGGCGAGAATGAAGAGGACATCGAGGCCCGTTTCGAGGCGATCCGCGACGGGCTGGATTTCCGCATCGAGAAGCCGGAGGTGGCCTGA
- a CDS encoding CocE/NonD family hydrolase codes for MPQKPQVIPLSELPERVRVVENLWIPMPDGVQLAARAWIPESAVHDPVPAILEYIPYRKREFTRPRDDATHAYLAGHGYACVRVDIRGSGESQGLLTDEYLPIELDDGEAILRWLAEQDWCNGRVGMIGISWGGFNGLQLAARQPRELGAIVTVCSTDDRYTDDVHYMGGCLLGDNLSWASAMYSHSALPPDPALVGDGWREEWHKRMGGSGFWLEDWLSHQRRDEYWRHGSINEDYNSVQIPVMAVSGWADGYSNAVFRMLENLPGPRMGLVGPWGHKYPHQGVPGPAIDFLGEVLRWFDRWLKEVPNGVESEPMLRAWVQDTMPPITGARHRPGRWVAEPGWPSPGVRRECLALRPGQIGDSSARPAEHTDLTLQSPLSVGLFAGRWCSFTATPDLPHDQREEDGGALIFTSDPLEQDLELLGQPAVTLMVAADKPVAQVAVRLSEVAANDEATRLTYGLLNLTHRNGHDDPQPLEPGEFYSVRVKLNDIGQRIPARHRLRVSISTSYWPLVWPAPESPRLTFLTEGCCLELPVRESAAEEENLRRPGPAVQSPGPAMTLLQPRDYGWTVTRDLASDRSTLEVKKDEGAFQLDEIGLSMRIRTVEWYSHTGNQYGSVRGETRAVRELWRDDWRVRVETRTVLTSDAGQFHLRAEMDAYEGDERVHAHNISRSIPRDLI; via the coding sequence ATGCCGCAGAAACCGCAGGTGATACCCCTGAGTGAACTGCCCGAACGTGTCCGGGTGGTCGAGAACCTGTGGATCCCCATGCCGGACGGGGTGCAGCTGGCGGCCCGGGCCTGGATCCCGGAATCCGCCGTGCACGATCCGGTGCCGGCCATCCTGGAGTACATCCCCTACCGAAAGCGGGAGTTCACCCGGCCGCGCGATGATGCCACCCACGCCTACCTGGCCGGTCACGGCTACGCCTGCGTGCGGGTGGATATCCGTGGCAGTGGCGAGTCGCAGGGGCTGCTGACCGATGAGTACCTGCCCATTGAGCTGGATGACGGTGAGGCCATTCTGCGCTGGTTGGCCGAACAGGACTGGTGCAATGGCCGGGTGGGGATGATCGGCATCTCCTGGGGCGGCTTCAACGGGTTGCAGCTGGCGGCCCGGCAGCCTCGGGAGCTGGGCGCCATCGTCACCGTCTGTTCCACTGACGACCGCTACACCGATGACGTGCATTACATGGGCGGGTGTCTGCTCGGCGACAACCTCTCTTGGGCGTCGGCCATGTACAGCCATTCTGCGCTGCCGCCCGATCCCGCCCTGGTGGGTGACGGCTGGCGGGAGGAGTGGCACAAGCGCATGGGGGGGAGCGGCTTCTGGCTGGAGGACTGGCTGAGCCACCAGCGCCGGGATGAATACTGGCGGCACGGCTCCATCAACGAGGATTACAACTCGGTACAGATCCCGGTGATGGCGGTCTCGGGATGGGCGGACGGGTACTCCAACGCGGTTTTCCGCATGCTGGAGAACCTGCCGGGTCCGCGAATGGGCCTGGTGGGGCCGTGGGGCCACAAGTACCCCCACCAGGGGGTGCCGGGGCCGGCCATCGACTTTCTGGGCGAGGTGCTCCGCTGGTTCGACCGCTGGCTCAAGGAGGTACCCAACGGGGTGGAGTCGGAACCCATGCTTCGGGCCTGGGTGCAGGACACCATGCCGCCGATCACCGGGGCGCGGCACCGGCCCGGGCGCTGGGTCGCGGAGCCCGGCTGGCCCAGCCCGGGCGTGCGCCGCGAGTGCCTCGCATTGCGTCCGGGGCAGATCGGCGACAGCAGCGCCCGGCCGGCGGAACACACCGATCTGACCCTGCAGTCGCCGTTGTCGGTGGGGCTGTTTGCCGGGCGCTGGTGTTCGTTCACCGCCACCCCGGATCTGCCCCATGATCAGCGCGAGGAGGACGGCGGCGCGCTGATCTTCACCAGTGACCCGCTGGAGCAGGACCTGGAGTTATTGGGGCAGCCGGCGGTCACCCTGATGGTGGCGGCCGACAAGCCGGTGGCCCAGGTGGCAGTGCGGTTGTCGGAGGTGGCGGCCAACGATGAGGCCACGCGCCTGACCTACGGGCTGCTCAACCTCACCCACCGCAATGGCCACGACGACCCCCAGCCGCTGGAGCCGGGCGAGTTCTACAGCGTGCGGGTGAAGCTGAACGACATCGGTCAGCGTATCCCGGCCCGGCACCGCCTGCGGGTCTCCATCTCCACCTCTTACTGGCCGCTGGTCTGGCCGGCGCCGGAGTCGCCGCGGCTCACCTTCCTCACCGAGGGCTGCTGCCTGGAACTGCCGGTGCGGGAGTCGGCGGCCGAAGAGGAGAATCTGCGCCGGCCCGGGCCAGCGGTACAAAGCCCCGGACCGGCGATGACGCTGCTGCAGCCGCGCGATTACGGCTGGACGGTTACCCGGGACCTGGCGTCCGACCGCTCCACGCTGGAGGTCAAAAAGGACGAAGGGGCCTTTCAGCTGGACGAGATTGGCCTCAGCATGCGTATCCGCACCGTGGAGTGGTACAGCCACACCGGCAACCAGTACGGCTCGGTGCGCGGCGAGACCCGGGCGGTGCGTGAGCTGTGGCGGGACGACTGGCGGGTGCGGGTGGAGACCCGCACCGTACTCACGTCCGATGCGGGCCAGTTCCACCTGCGTGCGGAGATGGACGCCTACGAGGGCGATGAGCGGGTCCACGCGCACAATATCTCGCGCAGCATCCCGCGGGACTTGATTTGA